A DNA window from Mesorhizobium sp. C432A contains the following coding sequences:
- a CDS encoding DUF4345 family protein: MEFAFPWPTSQGEWLAWSSAVVTLALGLLFFLAPGLAFRILRLQVRPERAAAIAEGRGRMSGFYLGVSLCCILLAQPWLYMALGFSWLFTAFGRLLSMMSDGANTPFNWASIVVELVLAALPLAFVFGFLP, encoded by the coding sequence ATGGAATTTGCGTTTCCGTGGCCGACCAGCCAGGGCGAATGGCTGGCTTGGTCCAGCGCCGTCGTCACCTTGGCGCTCGGTCTGCTGTTTTTCCTCGCGCCAGGGCTGGCATTTCGGATTCTGCGGCTGCAGGTCCGGCCCGAAAGGGCAGCGGCAATCGCGGAAGGGCGCGGCCGGATGTCGGGCTTCTATCTCGGCGTCAGCCTGTGCTGCATTCTGTTGGCGCAGCCGTGGCTCTATATGGCACTCGGCTTTTCCTGGCTGTTCACCGCTTTTGGCCGTTTGCTGTCGATGATGTCGGACGGCGCCAACACGCCTTTCAACTGGGCGTCGATCGTCGTCGAACTCGTCCTGGCCGCGTTGCCGCTTGCCTTCGTCTTCGGCTTTCTGCCCTGA
- a CDS encoding aspartate/glutamate racemase family protein, with protein MKTLGLIGGMSWESTAIYYRLLNEIVRERLSGLHSAKLLLYSFDFAEIADRQHHGDWDSAGVLLADAARKLEAGGAEGLLICTNTMHKLADRVQAAVSIPLIHIADATAVAVKGAGVKRPALLATRFTMEQDFYKGRLTEKYGLQPVVPDQAGRDMVHQVIYDELCRGIVNAASKAAYIDEVARLRRDEKIDGVIMGCTEITMLIGERDFDIPVFDTTRIHAEAAVAFMLP; from the coding sequence ATGAAAACCCTTGGCCTCATCGGCGGCATGAGCTGGGAATCGACGGCGATCTATTATCGCCTGCTCAACGAGATCGTGCGCGAGCGGCTGAGCGGGCTGCATTCGGCAAAGCTGTTGCTCTATTCCTTCGACTTCGCCGAAATCGCCGACCGGCAGCATCATGGCGACTGGGACAGTGCGGGCGTGCTGCTGGCGGATGCCGCGCGCAAGCTGGAGGCGGGCGGCGCAGAGGGGCTTTTGATCTGCACCAACACCATGCACAAGCTCGCCGACCGGGTGCAGGCGGCGGTGTCGATCCCGCTTATCCACATTGCCGACGCCACGGCCGTCGCGGTCAAGGGCGCCGGCGTCAAGCGGCCGGCGCTGCTGGCGACCCGCTTCACCATGGAGCAGGATTTCTACAAGGGCCGGCTGACGGAGAAATACGGGCTGCAGCCCGTGGTGCCGGACCAGGCCGGGCGCGACATGGTGCACCAGGTAATCTACGACGAGCTTTGCCGGGGCATCGTCAACGCGGCATCGAAGGCGGCCTATATCGACGAGGTCGCCCGTCTGCGGCGCGATGAGAAGATCGATGGCGTCATCATGGGCTGCACCGAGATCACCATGTTGATTGGCGAGCGCGATTTCGACATTCCGGTGTTCGACACCACGCGCATCCATGCTGAGGCGGCGGTCGCATTCATGCTGCCCTGA